One Desulfobulbus oligotrophicus DNA segment encodes these proteins:
- a CDS encoding two-component system sensor histidine kinase NtrB codes for MSKKYTRYSIPTTNGTLDTDPEEGKAQELLPGSFFANRLGMRSRFWKTMRTRSFLFSSPWLLAAAAGLLIVIVVTFAFHNLRLEERLMTDAMLQKAATLMRVVHSGARSSHFNDLRKDHWSVSPWTDHVQRVIDHLGEDPELYFVSLIDEKGKIIAHSNHARIGVVEALPVQTEQLQFMDKQPRLNHRIHSTADSGRIFEAIRPFTPFFPTLTPPPIRPMWERRQDSIGAWFQDPESRRPPFHRSPKMSSARVQYYVVVGLEMKEFDRTLARLRMQIFMLSLAMLLVGLGGWFSLLTVQGFRISQKTLNDVQAFTSLLITKLPVGIIAVDTSGRIATWNGAVSQLIGIEKEVVLRKHPKEVLPVQLATFFSTDATISRDQTDIQTENNVRLFLNNRRYELLCHVLTITDSEQKYMGKVLLISDVTEIKSLEQRMRESERLAAIGRMAGGVAHEVRNPLSSIKGLALLLKNKFPVGSKEQNTADLLIQETERMNRTITEMLSFTRPSTLRLAPVNLAALLEKSVDLIRTEATDNHIVVHLDVQPELPPVPVDTDRIQQVVMNVLLNALQAMEDGGVLTVRLVSTDDHRGVELRISDTGAGVSSDSLPQVFYPYFTTKPNGTGIGLAISQKIIADHGGTIDLESEPGTGTTVTIHLPVSRSNSTI; via the coding sequence GTGAGTAAAAAATATACAAGATATTCCATACCGACGACAAACGGTACTCTGGACACCGATCCAGAGGAGGGCAAGGCACAAGAATTGTTACCAGGTTCATTTTTTGCAAATCGTCTTGGTATGCGCTCACGTTTCTGGAAAACAATGCGGACACGATCGTTTTTGTTCTCTTCACCCTGGTTATTGGCAGCGGCAGCCGGGTTACTGATCGTCATTGTTGTTACCTTTGCCTTTCATAATTTAAGGTTGGAAGAACGATTAATGACAGACGCCATGCTCCAGAAAGCGGCAACCTTGATGCGGGTAGTGCACTCCGGGGCACGCTCTTCCCACTTCAATGATCTACGTAAAGACCATTGGAGTGTTTCGCCATGGACTGACCATGTCCAGCGAGTTATCGATCATCTGGGTGAAGATCCTGAACTGTATTTTGTTTCGCTGATTGATGAAAAGGGTAAAATAATTGCCCACAGCAATCATGCCCGAATAGGTGTTGTCGAAGCTTTGCCGGTCCAGACAGAGCAATTACAGTTCATGGACAAACAGCCTCGACTGAACCATCGTATTCACAGCACCGCCGATTCTGGTCGAATATTTGAGGCAATACGTCCGTTCACCCCGTTTTTTCCGACACTCACTCCACCACCGATTCGGCCGATGTGGGAGCGACGTCAGGATAGTATCGGTGCGTGGTTCCAGGATCCTGAGTCACGCCGCCCACCGTTTCACAGGTCTCCTAAGATGTCGTCTGCAAGAGTACAGTATTATGTGGTGGTTGGCCTGGAAATGAAGGAGTTTGACCGGACGCTTGCCCGTTTACGCATGCAAATTTTTATGCTGTCCCTGGCCATGCTGCTAGTTGGGCTTGGCGGCTGGTTTTCTCTGCTCACTGTTCAAGGATTTCGTATCTCTCAAAAGACACTGAACGATGTTCAAGCGTTCACTTCCCTGCTTATTACTAAACTGCCTGTCGGCATCATTGCCGTTGATACTTCAGGACGTATTGCCACCTGGAACGGGGCTGTCTCCCAGTTGATCGGGATTGAAAAAGAGGTGGTCCTCCGGAAACATCCCAAGGAGGTTTTGCCTGTTCAGCTAGCTACATTTTTCAGCACCGATGCCACGATATCCAGAGATCAGACGGATATTCAAACAGAAAACAACGTGCGCCTTTTTTTAAACAACAGACGCTACGAACTGTTATGTCACGTCCTGACGATCACAGACAGTGAACAAAAATATATGGGGAAAGTACTGCTCATCTCCGATGTTACAGAGATTAAATCATTGGAGCAGCGGATGCGTGAAAGTGAACGCCTTGCTGCCATTGGGCGGATGGCCGGCGGTGTCGCTCATGAGGTGCGTAACCCCTTGAGTTCGATCAAAGGATTGGCGCTGCTGCTTAAAAACAAGTTTCCCGTTGGCAGCAAGGAACAGAACACCGCCGATCTCCTGATACAGGAAACCGAACGCATGAACAGAACCATCACCGAGATGCTGAGCTTTACCCGGCCGTCCACACTTAGGCTGGCACCGGTGAATTTAGCGGCATTGCTTGAAAAAAGTGTGGATCTGATCAGAACAGAGGCGACCGACAATCATATTGTTGTCCACCTGGATGTACAACCGGAGCTTCCACCCGTCCCGGTGGATACCGATCGCATTCAGCAGGTGGTTATGAATGTTTTGTTAAATGCCTTGCAAGCCATGGAGGATGGCGGTGTATTGACGGTGAGGCTTGTCAGCACAGATGATCACAGGGGGGTTGAATTACGGATCTCTGATACCGGCGCCGGCGTATCTTCAGACTCCCTGCCACAGGTTTTCTATCCTTATTTCACAACCAAGCCGAATGGGACCGGTATCGGGCTTGCCATTTCACAAAAAATTATTGCTGATCACGGGGGGACTATCGACCTGGAAAGTGAGCCGGGGACTGGGACAACGGTCACCATTCACCTGCCGGTATCCCGGTCAAACTCAACCATCTGA
- the waaF gene encoding lipopolysaccharide heptosyltransferase II, producing MNPLPHHPQKILIRSTNWIGDAIMTTPAVRTIRENFPDSEITMLVHPWVSDVFRFSPRVDQIILYEKKGRHRGIRGFLQLAAELREKQFDCAILLQNAFEAALLTLLAGIPVRGGYTTDGRGLLLTHGVRRINELNKKHEVNYYQRIMQGLGCTPAPTELELYVPGDQIDQAKQKISQYIGNTTGRVPVIGFNPGAAFGPAKRWPAEKFADLADRLAQKTHAVFLLFGSTADKETAATIKNLATIAAPQIIDLTGTTTLIEAMALIGECDVFVTNDSGLMHVAAALHTPLVAIFGSTDHIATGPFSDNAEVIRRPLPCSPCKKSQCPEKHFRCMRLIDSKEVCSAVLHMLKGS from the coding sequence ATGAACCCGCTGCCGCATCATCCTCAAAAAATCCTGATTCGTTCCACCAACTGGATTGGGGATGCCATCATGACAACCCCGGCGGTGCGCACCATTCGTGAAAATTTCCCTGACAGTGAAATTACCATGTTGGTTCACCCCTGGGTCAGCGATGTTTTTCGTTTTAGTCCGCGAGTTGATCAAATTATACTTTATGAAAAAAAGGGGCGGCACAGAGGGATCAGAGGATTCCTGCAGCTGGCAGCCGAGTTGCGTGAAAAGCAGTTCGACTGTGCCATACTTTTACAAAACGCCTTTGAAGCGGCACTGCTGACCTTACTGGCCGGTATTCCGGTTCGGGGGGGGTACACCACTGATGGGCGGGGATTGCTTCTGACCCATGGTGTCCGAAGAATCAATGAGTTAAACAAGAAACATGAGGTTAACTATTATCAAAGAATCATGCAGGGGTTAGGCTGTACCCCGGCTCCAACGGAGTTGGAACTGTATGTTCCCGGTGATCAGATCGACCAGGCTAAACAGAAAATCAGTCAATACATCGGTAACACGACAGGTCGTGTCCCGGTCATCGGTTTTAATCCTGGTGCTGCTTTTGGTCCGGCTAAACGCTGGCCGGCAGAAAAATTTGCCGATCTGGCGGACAGGTTGGCGCAGAAGACTCATGCCGTTTTTTTACTTTTTGGCAGTACTGCTGATAAAGAAACTGCCGCCACAATCAAAAATCTGGCAACCATAGCCGCCCCTCAGATCATTGATCTGACCGGAACAACAACTTTAATTGAAGCCATGGCTCTTATTGGCGAATGTGATGTCTTTGTGACAAACGATTCCGGCTTGATGCATGTAGCCGCCGCATTACACACACCTTTGGTTGCCATCTTTGGCTCCACTGATCACATTGCTACCGGACCTTTTTCCGACAACGCCGAAGTAATCCGACGGCCGCTTCCCTGCAGCCCCTGCAAAAAAAGTCAATGCCCGGAAAAACATTTTCGATGTATGAGGCTGATTGACAGCAAAGAAGTCTGCTCAGCAGTTCTACACATGCTTAAAGGATCATGA
- a CDS encoding glycerophosphodiester phosphodiesterase, whose protein sequence is MKTDGGKHSLFDQFERHPIIIAHRGHRACFPENTLCAFAASLGRCDMIELDVRLSADGVAVVFHDQLLWRTSDAVAKAFEVDQRSLAVHDWRYVQLSQLDVGSWFLETDPFDTIEQGRVDRRELLALMPQRLPSLRRVLYWAVTNNMPLNIEIKEMGTTRLNEALVAEVIHDVAVTATGQQVVLSSFNHSMLRMCQWLAPHLATAALQEGSHPPDLLSYLQNLGVCAYHPSDQIVDADLIHVVRSIGIRVNVFTVNDVLRQRQLFAAGATGFFTDYLMDDA, encoded by the coding sequence ATGAAGACCGATGGCGGTAAACATTCATTGTTTGACCAATTTGAGCGCCATCCGATCATTATCGCTCATCGAGGACATCGGGCCTGTTTTCCGGAAAATACTCTTTGTGCCTTTGCCGCCAGCCTCGGACGTTGTGATATGATCGAACTGGACGTTCGATTAAGTGCTGACGGAGTTGCTGTCGTCTTCCATGATCAGCTGCTGTGGCGTACCAGTGATGCGGTTGCCAAGGCTTTTGAAGTTGATCAGCGTAGTCTGGCTGTTCACGATTGGCGATATGTTCAACTCAGTCAGCTGGATGTCGGCTCCTGGTTCCTGGAAACCGATCCTTTTGATACTATTGAGCAGGGCAGGGTGGACCGTCGAGAGTTGCTGGCCCTGATGCCGCAGCGCTTGCCGTCGTTACGCCGGGTGTTGTATTGGGCTGTTACCAACAACATGCCTCTGAATATCGAAATCAAAGAAATGGGCACAACCCGACTCAATGAAGCCCTGGTTGCGGAAGTTATTCACGATGTAGCGGTCACAGCAACAGGACAGCAGGTCGTTCTTTCATCTTTTAATCACAGTATGTTACGAATGTGCCAATGGCTTGCTCCACACTTAGCCACTGCCGCACTCCAGGAGGGGAGCCATCCTCCGGATCTTCTTTCTTATCTTCAGAACCTGGGGGTGTGCGCTTATCATCCGTCAGATCAGATCGTTGATGCCGATCTGATCCATGTCGTTCGTTCAATCGGAATCCGGGTTAATGTTTTCACGGTAAATGATGTGCTGCGTCAACGTCAACTTTTTGCTGCCGGCGCAACCGGTTTCTTTACAGACTACCTGATGGATGATGCATAA
- a CDS encoding arginase family protein: protein MDFLNLPSKKSFYNAAKAVIFPVPFRGTGRTAGMEKGPESILQASHTLFPYDVETDTDLNELALFTLEPIACPEQPHDALDDLAGQGSSHFKKGKLVAALGGSHMISEGLVRAAMTRENNLSILHLGAHPHHIDPVTGKPDTMARIKETCMVSHVGIRSMSKAEKKKIHIDNLVFARDLYNNGLNAAVDAIDILSETVYLAINLDILDPAYMPAVVHPEPGGLDWYTLNNLIRMVAREKTIIGFDVTGLVPQKQGLPAHILAAKLVYKTLIYCLRSNR, encoded by the coding sequence ATGGATTTTCTTAATCTGCCAAGTAAAAAATCTTTTTACAATGCTGCTAAAGCAGTCATTTTTCCTGTTCCGTTTAGGGGGACGGGCAGAACAGCGGGAATGGAAAAGGGACCCGAGTCCATCCTTCAGGCATCGCATACGCTCTTTCCCTATGATGTTGAAACCGACACCGATCTAAACGAGCTGGCTCTGTTCACTCTGGAACCGATAGCTTGCCCGGAACAACCGCACGATGCGCTGGACGATCTGGCCGGTCAGGGAAGTTCGCACTTCAAAAAAGGGAAATTAGTGGCTGCTCTTGGTGGCAGCCACATGATCAGTGAAGGACTTGTTCGTGCTGCAATGACCCGAGAGAACAATCTTAGTATTCTACATTTAGGCGCTCACCCCCATCACATCGACCCTGTTACCGGTAAACCGGATACCATGGCACGTATCAAAGAGACATGCATGGTCTCACATGTCGGGATTCGCAGTATGTCTAAAGCTGAAAAGAAAAAGATACATATTGATAATCTGGTCTTTGCCCGTGACCTTTACAACAATGGCCTTAACGCTGCGGTTGACGCTATTGATATACTCAGTGAGACAGTGTATCTCGCCATTAATCTTGATATCCTTGATCCCGCGTACATGCCTGCTGTTGTTCATCCAGAGCCGGGTGGTCTGGACTGGTATACACTGAACAACCTGATCCGGATGGTAGCTCGGGAAAAAACGATTATCGGTTTTGATGTCACCGGACTTGTTCCACAGAAACAAGGATTGCCTGCCCATATCCTGGCCGCAAAATTGGTCTACAAGACGTTGATTTACTGTTTGCGCAGCAACCGTTAA
- a CDS encoding YqgE/AlgH family protein, protein MESLAGHFLISTPQMPDPRFQEQVIYLCAHNEEGAMGLVINNPNPEITLLDILHGSNLTIPNGPLPAVYMGGPVDMDAGFILYAAEIPDRYAIEIKSGVYLSRDSRLLEDISLGQGPGHFLFFLGYAGWGAGQLEGELMDNSWLTVPGDLNVLFHTPDEQKWKKAAQIFGIDITIFGDIMGSA, encoded by the coding sequence ATGGAGAGTTTGGCTGGACATTTTCTCATCTCAACCCCACAGATGCCGGATCCAAGGTTTCAGGAACAGGTGATTTATCTCTGTGCCCATAACGAAGAGGGGGCAATGGGGTTAGTCATAAATAACCCAAATCCTGAGATTACGCTGCTTGATATTCTGCATGGGTCCAACCTGACAATCCCAAACGGGCCACTTCCGGCAGTCTATATGGGCGGACCTGTTGATATGGATGCTGGATTTATCCTTTATGCTGCTGAAATACCGGATCGGTATGCAATCGAGATCAAGTCTGGTGTGTATTTAAGCCGTGATTCGAGATTACTTGAAGATATCTCTCTTGGGCAGGGACCCGGTCATTTTCTTTTTTTTCTTGGATATGCGGGTTGGGGTGCCGGGCAACTTGAAGGGGAGCTGATGGATAACAGTTGGCTGACAGTTCCTGGTGATCTTAACGTGCTCTTTCATACCCCTGATGAGCAGAAGTGGAAAAAAGCTGCACAGATTTTTGGCATTGATATTACGATATTCGGCGATATCATGGGTAGCGCTTAA
- the tsaE gene encoding tRNA (adenosine(37)-N6)-threonylcarbamoyltransferase complex ATPase subunit type 1 TsaE, whose protein sequence is MKQATKSWQMTCAGTEDLKAITEAVAQSIEPGDIILLYGELGAGKTTLTQLLATALDVGEDQYVSSPSFSLLHEYRGKIPIFHMDLYRLRDEDDVEAAGLLEVFTQNGLCIVEWPDRLGSSVPPVRLDIEIMKDHATDRQLILTPHGASWTTRVSRMTCLTPVYKST, encoded by the coding sequence ATGAAACAGGCAACAAAATCATGGCAGATGACATGTGCCGGTACGGAGGATCTGAAGGCGATTACCGAGGCTGTTGCTCAGAGTATAGAGCCGGGAGACATTATTCTTCTTTACGGGGAGCTGGGTGCCGGTAAAACTACCTTAACCCAACTGCTCGCCACAGCTTTGGACGTCGGCGAGGACCAGTACGTCTCCAGCCCTTCGTTTTCTCTCTTGCATGAATATCGTGGCAAAATCCCTATCTTCCACATGGATTTATACCGATTGCGGGATGAAGATGATGTCGAAGCGGCCGGGTTGCTCGAGGTGTTCACTCAAAACGGACTGTGTATTGTTGAATGGCCGGATCGCCTTGGTTCATCTGTCCCTCCTGTTCGTTTAGATATTGAAATAATGAAAGATCATGCCACAGACCGTCAACTCATTCTGACCCCCCATGGAGCATCCTGGACAACCCGAGTGAGCCGCATGACCTGCCTAACCCCGGTATATAAGAGCACATAG
- a CDS encoding YcaO-like family protein: MKPRIITLKSCRKQYTYDQDKACTPAETVSRFLERLRLTKLDVLKEVRRIDTGRLDIPVYFSVCGSDAQKVIGNKKQMGKGSTPEQAQASACMELAERFSLFSFLKNTENFLIGDYATLKSQGYPVVPIEFLLKSVHDTELSPELLEKLLTGLPLRWVWSLRLADSMPLLIPFSWFYAINEFNGSSAGNTNEEAIVQGVSEVVERHVCALISRDRLVTPAIDFTSITDPVARALLAKFQQNGIEVYLNDFSLNTGIPTVAALAYDPNTFPHLSEIVYTAGTAPDAAKAMIRALTEVAQLAGDFNSGSNYVASGLPKPSELKEVAHVVETPDTIPLQLMADCHHEDILEEIKNCVEALKDVDMEVFVVDVTHPQLQIPAVYTVVPGAHFRERAMEGKAALFAAKLAAELLTADALDAKLDSMQEMLPDAYYLQFYRGRNLYEKGAVEAALTCFQKALDLQPAGEDIPYLCSYLGLCFRDQGQFAEAIEVLSQGLVYDEERPDIHNTLGVCYFKTGRYAEAVESFRRAVTLNPMSAIDYANLALNLEKIGAYQEAISQYETALSLDSSIIFAAENLAELLINATPDKEQA, encoded by the coding sequence ATGAAACCTCGCATAATAACGCTCAAATCATGCCGTAAACAGTACACCTATGATCAGGATAAAGCCTGTACACCTGCAGAAACAGTCTCTCGATTTCTTGAACGATTACGTCTCACCAAACTTGATGTTCTCAAAGAAGTGCGCCGTATAGATACGGGCAGGTTGGACATTCCTGTTTATTTTTCCGTGTGCGGGAGTGATGCCCAAAAAGTTATCGGTAATAAAAAACAAATGGGGAAAGGCTCGACCCCGGAGCAGGCACAAGCCAGTGCCTGTATGGAACTGGCTGAACGATTCAGCTTGTTCAGTTTTTTAAAGAACACTGAAAATTTTCTTATCGGTGATTATGCAACCTTGAAATCTCAGGGGTATCCGGTTGTACCCATCGAATTTCTGCTTAAATCTGTTCATGATACCGAGCTCAGCCCCGAGTTGCTGGAGAAGTTGCTGACCGGGTTGCCATTGCGGTGGGTCTGGTCGTTACGCCTTGCTGACAGCATGCCGCTGTTAATCCCGTTTTCCTGGTTTTATGCAATAAATGAATTCAATGGATCTTCAGCAGGCAACACCAATGAAGAGGCTATCGTTCAGGGTGTAAGCGAGGTCGTTGAGCGACATGTCTGTGCTCTGATCTCAAGGGACCGTCTTGTTACGCCAGCCATAGATTTCACATCGATCACTGATCCGGTAGCCAGGGCGTTACTGGCGAAATTTCAACAAAACGGTATTGAAGTTTACCTGAATGACTTTTCACTAAACACCGGAATACCAACTGTAGCAGCCCTGGCCTATGATCCTAACACGTTTCCTCATCTCAGTGAAATTGTGTACACCGCAGGCACTGCGCCGGATGCGGCCAAGGCGATGATCCGGGCACTGACCGAAGTTGCGCAGTTGGCCGGTGACTTTAACAGCGGATCCAATTACGTGGCTAGTGGTTTACCTAAACCCTCTGAGTTAAAAGAGGTGGCACACGTTGTTGAGACTCCTGACACTATACCTCTGCAACTGATGGCTGATTGCCACCATGAAGACATCTTGGAGGAGATCAAAAACTGTGTGGAAGCCCTCAAAGACGTTGATATGGAGGTGTTCGTTGTTGATGTCACGCATCCGCAACTGCAGATTCCGGCCGTCTATACAGTGGTTCCCGGTGCTCATTTTCGTGAACGGGCAATGGAGGGAAAGGCTGCTCTTTTTGCAGCAAAATTGGCTGCGGAACTGCTGACTGCTGATGCCCTTGATGCGAAACTGGACAGTATGCAGGAGATGTTGCCCGATGCCTATTATCTCCAGTTTTATCGAGGGCGCAATCTGTATGAAAAGGGGGCTGTTGAAGCAGCACTCACCTGCTTTCAAAAGGCACTTGACCTGCAACCGGCCGGGGAAGATATCCCGTATCTCTGCTCATATCTTGGTTTGTGTTTTCGAGATCAGGGACAATTTGCTGAAGCCATAGAAGTGCTGAGCCAGGGGTTGGTGTATGATGAAGAGCGACCGGATATTCATAATACGCTTGGAGTTTGTTATTTCAAAACCGGCCGATACGCTGAAGCTGTAGAATCTTTTCGTCGTGCTGTTACTTTAAACCCCATGTCAGCCATCGATTATGCCAACTTAGCCCTTAACCTGGAAAAAATCGGGGCATACCAGGAGGCTATCAGTCAGTATGAAACGGCCCTGTCTCTGGACAGTTCGATTATCTTTGCCGCTGAAAATCTGGCTGAATTACTGATCAATGCAACCCCGGATAAGGAACAGGCATGA
- a CDS encoding YkgJ family cysteine cluster protein — MHNTVDATWIDDFFIMSKETEPEYQLSDIFSCTRCGFCCQGETTVSLDAKDQERMVRVLGLSREETAQQYWRITGTEVQMQVRDGHCIFYDPTQGCTVHEGRPWRCRQWPLHPSILSDESNFHTIAASCPGIKKTLSYKEFSHIFQALRQHERADEQNG, encoded by the coding sequence GTGCACAATACCGTTGATGCCACCTGGATCGACGATTTTTTTATTATGAGTAAAGAAACAGAACCTGAGTATCAGCTCTCCGACATTTTCTCCTGTACACGCTGTGGTTTTTGCTGCCAGGGTGAAACAACAGTCAGCCTGGATGCAAAAGATCAAGAACGGATGGTCCGGGTGCTCGGATTGAGTCGTGAAGAGACTGCTCAACAGTACTGGCGAATAACCGGAACAGAGGTGCAGATGCAGGTGCGGGATGGTCATTGTATTTTTTATGACCCGACCCAGGGTTGTACTGTTCATGAAGGGCGACCATGGCGTTGTCGGCAGTGGCCGCTGCACCCCAGTATACTCAGTGATGAAAGCAACTTTCACACGATTGCCGCATCCTGTCCCGGGATAAAAAAAACTCTCTCCTACAAAGAATTTTCCCACATCTTTCAAGCTCTGCGACAACATGAGCGTGCGGATGAGCAGAACGGATGA
- a CDS encoding 23S rRNA (pseudouridine(1915)-N(3))-methyltransferase RlmH has translation MKLLIPLLGKTKESFLDSAIREYTIRLNRFLTVELPVLREQRRRKTTDEAIRAAEAVQLLEQATTANFCIALDPKGISVTSEELAGMLNRWRHQGLGLICFFIGGYSGLHSSVLHRADQILSLSHLTFTHEMTRMILLEQLYRACTIIAGHNYHK, from the coding sequence ATGAAACTGCTGATCCCCCTGCTCGGTAAAACAAAAGAATCTTTTCTCGATAGCGCTATCCGTGAATACACGATTCGCCTTAACCGTTTTCTAACCGTTGAATTACCAGTGCTTCGCGAACAGCGTCGCCGGAAGACAACAGATGAAGCCATAAGAGCTGCTGAGGCTGTACAACTGCTTGAGCAGGCGACAACGGCAAATTTCTGTATAGCGTTGGATCCCAAAGGTATCAGTGTAACTTCAGAAGAGTTGGCAGGTATGTTGAACCGATGGCGTCACCAGGGATTGGGCTTAATCTGTTTCTTTATTGGAGGGTATTCGGGCCTCCACTCGTCAGTGCTGCATCGGGCTGATCAGATCCTCTCTCTTTCGCATCTGACCTTTACTCACGAGATGACGCGCATGATCTTACTGGAACAGCTCTACCGTGCCTGTACGATTATAGCAGGCCATAACTACCATAAATAG
- the gmhB gene encoding D-glycero-beta-D-manno-heptose 1,7-bisphosphate 7-phosphatase, translated as MMSSAKDVPGAPAVFLDRDGTINEQMGYINDLGRFQLLPGVGHAIRQLNEFGLPVVVVTNQSGVGRGYFPESLLTAVHAKMDRLLAQDGAHVDGLYVCPHHPESRVEQYRLRCNCRKPKTGLLEQAARELKLDLRRSYVVGDRWSDLRCGAAVQARTILVLTGYGRGELCYVAQEETVQPDHVADDLAEAVQWIIARERVFNHSKNIYNRQ; from the coding sequence ATGATGTCTTCAGCAAAGGATGTTCCCGGTGCGCCGGCTGTCTTTCTTGACCGTGATGGCACCATCAATGAGCAAATGGGATATATCAATGATCTCGGTCGATTCCAGCTGCTCCCAGGAGTTGGGCATGCCATCCGTCAACTGAATGAATTCGGCCTGCCGGTGGTTGTGGTGACCAATCAATCTGGAGTGGGACGAGGATATTTTCCCGAATCGCTTCTTACAGCTGTTCATGCAAAGATGGATCGCCTGTTGGCACAGGATGGGGCCCATGTCGATGGTCTTTATGTATGCCCGCACCATCCGGAATCCAGAGTGGAACAGTATCGGCTGCGTTGCAACTGCCGTAAACCAAAGACCGGCCTGCTCGAACAGGCTGCCCGGGAATTAAAACTGGACTTACGAAGATCATACGTAGTTGGCGACCGCTGGTCTGATCTTCGCTGTGGAGCAGCAGTGCAGGCTCGAACTATTTTGGTGTTGACCGGTTATGGCCGGGGAGAACTGTGTTACGTTGCACAGGAAGAGACTGTACAACCTGATCATGTTGCAGATGATCTTGCCGAAGCAGTACAGTGGATTATTGCCCGTGAAAGGGTGTTCAACCACTCAAAAAACATATACAACCGGCAATAA